One genomic segment of Sanyastnella coralliicola includes these proteins:
- a CDS encoding DUF6702 family protein — MRTVFILLSAVAILSFASAEHKFYHSYTSMRHNLNTNAFEIEMRIFTDDLEKAIGGDEEPIRLGSDKEIEDADYRIENYIRERFHVKANDQELYWKYWGMEVDYDITWIYLEISNVQPINVLSIENRILFEHFEDQNNEITLEYNGWTKRMHLTTAEPKSVIQN; from the coding sequence ATGAGAACAGTATTCATCCTTCTTTCTGCCGTTGCTATTCTTTCTTTCGCTAGCGCGGAACACAAGTTTTACCATAGCTACACATCGATGCGTCATAATCTGAACACCAATGCGTTCGAGATTGAAATGCGCATCTTCACTGATGACTTGGAAAAAGCGATTGGAGGAGACGAAGAACCCATTCGCTTGGGTTCCGATAAGGAGATTGAAGACGCTGACTACCGTATTGAGAACTACATTCGTGAACGCTTCCATGTGAAAGCGAACGACCAAGAGCTTTACTGGAAGTACTGGGGAATGGAGGTTGACTATGACATCACATGGATCTACCTCGAGATTTCTAACGTTCAGCCCATCAATGTTTTGAGCATTGAAAACCGCATACTATTCGAGCACTTTGAAGACCAAAACAACGAGATCACACTCGAGTACAATGGTTGGACAAAACGTATGCACCTCACCACTGCTGAACCAAAGTCTGTTATTCAGAACTGA
- a CDS encoding FKBP-type peptidyl-prolyl cis-trans isomerase produces MRLLVFGIISVILSVQSCGEDRPTPPPVNEAELREQLIDYNRNKMLAEDSLITSYLSEHALSYQKTPTGLRYAVSSSEVGDSLSKGDIVRVAMEIWLFDSTLCYARNEDDPFSFILGESDAPPGLHEMAGLLKKGDSAQSIWPARLGYGLTGDQGRIPQDAILLVDLTMLP; encoded by the coding sequence ATGAGACTCCTAGTTTTTGGAATCATTTCTGTCATCCTTTCTGTTCAATCTTGTGGAGAAGATCGACCAACACCTCCACCGGTGAACGAGGCTGAATTACGCGAGCAGCTCATTGATTATAATCGCAACAAGATGTTGGCCGAGGATTCATTGATCACCTCATACTTATCGGAGCATGCGTTATCATATCAGAAAACGCCCACTGGACTGCGCTATGCAGTAAGTTCAAGTGAGGTAGGAGATAGTCTCAGCAAGGGAGATATAGTTCGCGTAGCCATGGAGATTTGGTTGTTTGATAGCACCCTTTGCTACGCCAGAAACGAAGATGACCCTTTCAGTTTCATTCTTGGAGAGAGTGACGCCCCTCCAGGACTTCATGAAATGGCCGGCTTGCTTAAGAAGGGAGATTCTGCGCAAAGCATTTGGCCGGCTCGTCTTGGTTACGGACTTACAGGTGATCAAGGACGTATTCCTCAGGATGCGATATTGTTGGTTGATCTTACCATGCTTCCATGA
- a CDS encoding low molecular weight protein-tyrosine-phosphatase, which yields MKHRAEEAGLDVFVDSAGTSGWHEGELPDRRSIEIMRAFDLDITDQRSRPVRQSDFEDFDLILAMDRSNYDNLVDMAATAEQKDKVKMILAYGNSGTTANVPDPYYGGDDGFRNVYLMIDEAIVALVNDLATN from the coding sequence ATGAAACACCGCGCTGAAGAAGCTGGATTAGATGTATTTGTTGATTCCGCAGGAACCAGCGGATGGCATGAAGGGGAACTACCTGATCGGAGGTCGATTGAGATCATGAGAGCTTTTGACCTCGACATCACCGATCAACGTTCAAGACCCGTGCGTCAATCCGACTTTGAAGACTTTGATCTCATACTAGCCATGGACCGATCAAACTACGATAACCTAGTGGACATGGCAGCTACAGCAGAACAGAAAGACAAGGTCAAAATGATCTTAGCCTACGGCAACTCAGGAACTACGGCGAATGTGCCAGATCCTTATTACGGTGGTGATGATGGATTCAGAAATGTCTACTTGATGATCGATGAAGCCATTGTGGCGCTTGTCAACGATTTAGCTACCAACTAG
- the nth gene encoding endonuclease III, whose product MTKKEKAAFVIESLEKLYPETPIPLDHKDPYTLLVAVLLSAQCTDERVNLITPNLFERADNPKDMLNLTVEEIREIIKPCGLSPAKSKAIYGLSEIIMNKHNGEVPQSFEELEELPGVGHKTASVVMSQAFGVPAFPVDTHIHRLMYRWGLTTGKNVDQTEKDAKRLFPKEKWNSLHLQIIFYGREFSPARGLKLEKDFITSTIGRKSEIKKWTK is encoded by the coding sequence ATGACGAAGAAAGAGAAAGCCGCTTTCGTAATTGAAAGCCTGGAAAAGCTATACCCGGAAACACCTATTCCACTCGACCACAAAGACCCGTATACCTTATTAGTGGCGGTATTATTGAGTGCGCAGTGCACCGATGAACGTGTCAACTTAATTACTCCGAACCTCTTCGAACGAGCTGACAATCCAAAAGACATGCTCAACTTAACAGTAGAAGAAATCAGAGAGATCATCAAACCTTGTGGCTTGTCTCCGGCAAAATCAAAAGCGATCTACGGTCTGAGTGAGATCATCATGAACAAGCACAACGGAGAAGTACCACAATCCTTTGAAGAACTTGAGGAGCTTCCTGGCGTAGGTCATAAGACAGCGAGTGTAGTTATGTCGCAAGCCTTCGGTGTTCCAGCATTCCCTGTTGATACGCATATTCACCGTTTGATGTACCGTTGGGGACTAACCACTGGTAAGAACGTTGATCAGACGGAGAAAGACGCCAAGCGTCTATTCCCAAAAGAAAAGTGGAACTCACTCCACCTTCAGATCATCTTTTACGGAAGAGAGTTCTCTCCTGCCCGTGGTCTTAAGCTTGAAAAAGACTTCATCACGTCTACTATCGGACGTAAGTCAGAAATCAAAAAGTGGACGAAATGA
- a CDS encoding DHH family phosphoesterase, producing MISSTTDPYLKAVPLIQHAQRIVVTAHKSPDGDAVGSSLGLAKYLIKKGKDVTVVLPDGFADFLNWMPGTEDIKYYDKDTAEVESLLNEADLIFCLDYNDISRVGKMRGAMEALIGQKSFILIDHHQHPQDFPDVLISDTSSCSTAQLIFRFIDRMGDRVYLDKEIGACLYCGIMTDSGSFRFPSVDEETHQIAAEIIKLGVDHAQIHRNVYDTNLLDRLRLVGYALSEKLVVLPEYRTAYISLSAEELTRFNYRPGDTEGLVNQALSIKGVNFAAFIREGNNEVKLSLRSQGSFKVNEVAATYFNGGGHNNAAGGATTKPLEAVVQQFNEILPQYKEELNYDL from the coding sequence ATGATTTCCAGTACAACTGATCCTTACTTAAAAGCAGTTCCGCTGATTCAACATGCACAGCGCATTGTAGTGACAGCACACAAATCGCCTGATGGAGATGCCGTTGGTTCTTCGCTTGGGTTGGCTAAATACCTGATTAAGAAAGGGAAAGATGTCACTGTGGTACTTCCGGATGGATTTGCAGACTTCCTCAACTGGATGCCAGGGACGGAGGATATCAAGTATTACGACAAGGACACAGCGGAAGTGGAGTCGCTTCTGAACGAAGCAGATTTGATCTTCTGTCTTGATTACAATGATATTTCACGCGTCGGGAAGATGCGAGGGGCGATGGAGGCGTTGATTGGTCAGAAGTCTTTCATTTTGATTGACCATCACCAACATCCTCAAGACTTCCCAGATGTGTTGATCTCGGATACATCTTCTTGTTCGACCGCACAGTTGATTTTCCGCTTCATTGATCGCATGGGAGATCGCGTCTACCTCGACAAAGAAATTGGTGCATGCTTGTATTGTGGAATCATGACCGATTCAGGAAGTTTCAGATTCCCATCGGTAGATGAAGAAACACATCAGATTGCCGCCGAAATCATCAAGCTCGGTGTAGATCACGCCCAGATTCATCGCAATGTCTACGATACGAATCTCCTTGACCGATTGCGTCTGGTAGGCTATGCACTAAGTGAGAAACTGGTGGTGTTACCTGAATATCGCACGGCATACATTAGCCTATCGGCCGAAGAATTGACACGATTCAATTACAGACCGGGTGATACCGAAGGCCTTGTGAATCAGGCGTTGTCAATCAAAGGAGTAAACTTTGCAGCCTTCATTCGTGAAGGGAATAACGAAGTAAAATTGTCGTTACGTTCACAAGGAAGCTTCAAGGTAAACGAAGTGGCTGCGACTTATTTCAACGGCGGCGGACACAACAATGCTGCTGGAGGAGCCACTACAAAGCCCTTGGAAGCCGTTGTACAGCAGTTCAATGAGATCCTTCCTCAGTATAAAGAAGAGCTTAACTACGACCTATGA
- the dnaA gene encoding chromosomal replication initiator protein DnaA: protein MATDHNQVWQNCIDIIKDNVSMQAFKTWFEPIKPVKLEKSVLTIQVPSQFFYEWLEEHYVPLLKKIIRKELGPEGRLEYSIIMENNYDNANPYTVKVPTTNKKAIKNPSVSMPLDMSDTPIKNPFIIPGLRKLNIDSNLNPNYSFDNFIEGDCNRLARSAGFAVANKPGGTSFNPLLIYGGVGLGKTHLAHAIGIEIKNQYPEKTVLYVSSEKFTHQFIDAVKNNSVNDFSHFYQMIDVLIIDDVQFFSGKEKTQDVFFHIFNHLHQTGKQIVLTSDKPPVEMQGMEQRLLSRFKWGLSADLQTPSLETRIAILEKKMYADGIELPKEVVEYLAYSITTNIRELEGALISLIAQASLNKKAITLDLAKQMIDKFVKNTAREVSIDYIQKVVCDYFDLPIELLKSKTRKREIVQARQIAMYFAKKMTKSSLANIGLHCGGKDHATVLHACRTVNNLQETDKHFRKYLEDLEKKLSIQ, encoded by the coding sequence ATGGCTACGGATCACAATCAGGTTTGGCAGAATTGTATTGACATCATCAAAGACAATGTCAGCATGCAGGCATTTAAGACCTGGTTTGAGCCTATCAAACCGGTGAAGCTGGAAAAGAGTGTTTTGACAATTCAGGTCCCATCACAGTTCTTCTACGAATGGTTAGAAGAACACTATGTGCCACTCTTAAAAAAGATTATCCGCAAGGAGCTTGGTCCGGAAGGTCGGCTAGAGTACAGCATTATCATGGAAAACAACTATGATAACGCTAACCCGTACACTGTAAAAGTACCGACAACGAACAAGAAAGCGATCAAGAATCCTTCGGTATCGATGCCGCTTGATATGAGCGATACGCCTATTAAGAACCCGTTTATCATCCCGGGTCTACGTAAGCTAAACATCGACTCTAACCTGAACCCAAACTACTCTTTTGACAATTTCATCGAAGGCGATTGCAACCGTCTAGCACGATCAGCTGGATTCGCGGTAGCAAACAAACCAGGAGGTACGTCATTCAACCCACTTCTTATTTATGGAGGAGTTGGACTTGGTAAGACGCACCTGGCCCACGCAATCGGTATTGAAATTAAAAATCAGTACCCTGAGAAGACTGTCCTTTACGTTTCCTCTGAAAAATTCACTCATCAGTTCATTGACGCTGTAAAGAATAACAGCGTCAATGACTTCAGTCACTTCTATCAAATGATTGACGTGCTGATCATTGATGACGTTCAGTTCTTCAGCGGAAAGGAAAAGACGCAAGATGTCTTCTTCCACATTTTCAACCATCTGCATCAAACAGGAAAGCAAATCGTTCTCACCAGCGACAAGCCACCTGTTGAGATGCAAGGAATGGAACAGCGCCTACTCTCTCGTTTCAAATGGGGATTGAGCGCTGACCTTCAGACACCATCACTAGAAACGCGTATCGCTATTCTAGAAAAGAAGATGTACGCAGATGGAATCGAACTTCCTAAGGAAGTAGTAGAATACCTTGCTTACAGCATTACCACGAACATTCGCGAGCTAGAAGGAGCCCTTATCTCCTTGATCGCTCAAGCATCACTGAACAAGAAGGCGATTACGCTTGACCTTGCGAAGCAGATGATTGATAAGTTCGTGAAGAATACTGCGCGTGAAGTAAGCATCGACTACATCCAAAAGGTGGTATGTGACTACTTCGATCTTCCGATCGAATTGCTCAAGTCTAAAACACGTAAACGTGAAATCGTACAGGCTCGTCAGATCGCTATGTACTTTGCAAAGAAGATGACGAAGTCTTCGCTAGCCAACATCGGCTTGCACTGTGGAGGAAAAGATCACGCCACCGTACTTCACGCTTGCAGAACGGTCAACAACCTCCAAGAAACGGACAAACACTTCCGTAAGTACTTGGAAGACCTCGAGAAGAAACTAAGCATCCAATAA
- a CDS encoding FKBP-type peptidyl-prolyl cis-trans isomerase, giving the protein MRVLGCLLIVFLAACQSSPDGFEERKENVYRELRAFGEGDRKVGDAHTASLNVYMAQRFSSHYDYMLGYDVRPVEAIPADHWFLNHELASAESGDSIRWYLPYSEIKGTFIDEYTIDSIMVADTARIELIIAIQSAYTKEEYFNSPRYLSQVQATKDQQLIMAQLEELNIKDSVTWFGSGWQRVLKEGEGDRPNAGDHLILGFTGSFLDGTVFDVADDSLTYIYFDYGKPDQVIEGIERSVGYMRRGERREVWLPSAYAFGSKGSEDIVPPNTPVRFELHLVDLLRDSI; this is encoded by the coding sequence ATGAGGGTTCTAGGGTGTCTCTTGATCGTATTTCTGGCAGCTTGCCAATCTTCGCCTGATGGATTCGAAGAACGTAAAGAGAACGTCTACCGTGAGCTTCGCGCCTTTGGAGAAGGTGATCGGAAGGTAGGGGATGCCCACACAGCTTCGTTGAATGTGTACATGGCGCAACGATTTTCCAGTCATTATGACTACATGTTGGGCTATGATGTGCGCCCGGTAGAGGCGATTCCTGCTGATCATTGGTTTTTGAATCATGAACTCGCTAGCGCGGAATCGGGAGACAGTATCAGATGGTATTTGCCGTATTCAGAGATCAAAGGAACTTTCATAGACGAGTACACTATTGATTCCATCATGGTAGCCGATACCGCAAGAATTGAATTGATCATTGCGATTCAGAGTGCATACACCAAAGAGGAATACTTCAATAGTCCACGATACCTGTCGCAAGTTCAAGCCACCAAAGACCAACAATTGATCATGGCTCAACTAGAGGAGCTCAACATCAAAGATAGTGTGACCTGGTTTGGTTCAGGATGGCAAAGAGTGCTGAAAGAAGGAGAGGGAGATCGACCAAATGCGGGTGATCATTTGATCTTGGGTTTTACTGGAAGTTTCCTCGACGGAACGGTCTTCGATGTGGCTGATGATAGCCTGACGTATATCTATTTCGACTACGGAAAACCAGACCAAGTGATCGAAGGAATTGAGCGTTCTGTTGGCTATATGCGCAGGGGAGAAAGGCGTGAAGTATGGCTTCCTTCTGCGTATGCTTTCGGGTCGAAAGGGTCTGAAGATATTGTGCCGCCGAATACACCAGTGCGTTTCGAATTGCACTTGGTTGATCTCCTAAGAGACTCCATTTAG
- a CDS encoding DUF5723 family protein, translating into MKQAALFILTICLFASSMFAQESIGIGISNYSPTNSLLLNPSSIVDSKAFIDIHLVGFSVFARNDFVHFDGNQVSLTNPNSFNGAEVLYNEKRAPFRAYSDVLVQGPTVTATIGKHSFGLYTGVRSVTDVRGLGQKTADYIINGFQYGPYIGTDTRITNLRATTLAWAEAGLSYGQIIRQTGNDLLTAGVHVKRLFGIGAAAARLNEWHFTVEDSTTMQTHSISGSYGFNEPGWNTGKGWGVDIGFTYKKTKSGVSNYIPHLRAGGCETCDYQYKVSVALLDIGRVKFDPVFYASDFNEDSEYTLENFDSADPEGLDGVSTFLNDNFELQEDNQKANFRVALPAALSAQFDYNLGYNVYANASLVMGVPFKRNFGIQRAASLSLTPRYEIKRFEAALPITLHEIADPIVGFMVRLNSIIIGTDNLGPYLFNSDIYGADIYFHLKYTIFRAPGCKGKTRKRGQRGGKIVPCASW; encoded by the coding sequence ATGAAGCAAGCCGCCCTCTTCATATTGACAATTTGCCTTTTCGCATCATCGATGTTCGCACAAGAGAGCATCGGGATCGGGATCAGCAACTATTCCCCAACGAATAGCCTCTTGTTGAATCCGTCATCCATTGTTGATTCAAAAGCCTTTATTGATATCCACTTGGTTGGGTTTAGTGTCTTCGCGAGAAATGACTTTGTCCACTTCGATGGCAATCAAGTTTCGCTGACCAATCCGAACAGTTTTAATGGTGCCGAAGTGTTGTACAATGAAAAACGTGCGCCATTTCGTGCCTATTCTGATGTATTGGTTCAAGGGCCTACCGTTACGGCTACCATTGGGAAGCACTCGTTTGGTTTATACACCGGAGTGAGAAGTGTGACGGATGTGCGTGGACTTGGTCAGAAAACAGCCGATTACATCATCAATGGTTTTCAATATGGACCTTACATAGGAACAGACACGCGTATCACGAATTTGCGTGCCACCACCTTAGCTTGGGCTGAGGCCGGACTATCCTACGGACAAATCATTCGACAAACAGGAAATGATCTATTGACGGCTGGGGTACATGTGAAACGTTTGTTTGGCATCGGTGCTGCTGCGGCACGTTTGAACGAGTGGCATTTCACGGTAGAAGATTCAACCACCATGCAAACCCACAGTATTTCTGGATCCTACGGTTTTAATGAACCTGGATGGAACACTGGGAAAGGCTGGGGAGTAGACATTGGCTTTACCTACAAGAAGACAAAGTCTGGTGTTTCGAACTACATACCACATCTCCGTGCAGGAGGTTGTGAAACATGTGATTACCAGTACAAGGTGTCTGTGGCACTATTAGATATAGGTCGTGTGAAGTTTGATCCAGTATTCTATGCTTCTGATTTTAATGAAGACAGCGAGTACACCTTAGAGAATTTCGACAGTGCCGATCCAGAAGGATTGGATGGTGTCAGCACATTCTTGAATGACAATTTCGAACTCCAAGAAGACAATCAAAAGGCAAACTTCCGAGTAGCATTACCTGCAGCTTTAAGCGCTCAGTTTGATTACAATCTTGGTTACAACGTATACGCTAATGCGAGCCTTGTTATGGGCGTTCCTTTCAAAAGAAACTTTGGTATTCAGCGAGCAGCGTCGCTTTCGCTAACGCCACGTTACGAGATTAAGCGTTTTGAAGCAGCCTTGCCGATTACCTTGCATGAGATTGCAGACCCGATAGTTGGTTTCATGGTTCGATTGAACAGCATTATCATCGGTACAGATAACTTAGGTCCATACCTCTTCAATTCTGACATCTACGGAGCAGATATTTATTTCCATTTGAAGTACACAATTTTCCGTGCTCCAGGATGTAAAGGAAAAACACGCAAGCGTGGCCAACGAGGAGGGAAGATCGTCCCTTGTGCTAGTTGGTAG